From Enterococcus wangshanyuanii, the proteins below share one genomic window:
- the sapR gene encoding two-component system response regulator SapR, translating to MAKIMIVEDETTIRDLIREELQKWQFDTFGVTNFNTVLEDFQQEDPQLVLLDINLPVFDGYYWCQKIREISKVPIIFISSRNTNMDMIMAMNMGADDFVTKPFQLDVLVAKINALLRRSYNYSEVGSEIMSHNGITLNVDNGSMEINGENIDLSKNEYRLLYILMKKHGKILTREKLLRALWEDERFVDDNTLTVNINRLRKKIEQAGLEGYIETKVGQGYIVP from the coding sequence ATGGCAAAGATCATGATTGTAGAAGATGAAACGACGATTCGCGACTTGATTCGTGAAGAGCTGCAAAAATGGCAGTTTGATACATTCGGAGTGACTAATTTTAATACTGTTTTAGAGGATTTTCAGCAGGAAGATCCACAGTTGGTTTTACTGGATATCAACTTACCTGTATTTGATGGTTATTATTGGTGTCAAAAGATTCGTGAAATTTCTAAAGTGCCTATTATTTTTATTTCGAGTCGTAATACGAATATGGATATGATCATGGCGATGAATATGGGGGCTGATGATTTTGTGACAAAACCATTTCAATTAGATGTTTTGGTTGCAAAGATCAACGCTTTGCTACGGAGATCGTATAATTATTCTGAGGTCGGCAGTGAGATCATGTCTCATAACGGCATCACGTTGAATGTAGATAATGGCAGTATGGAGATCAACGGTGAAAACATCGATCTTAGTAAAAATGAGTATCGCTTGCTTTATATTTTGATGAAGAAGCATGGGAAAATTTTGACTAGAGAAAAGCTACTGCGCGCGTTATGGGAAGATGAACGCTTTGTTGATGACAACACTTTAACAGTCAATATCAATCGCTTACGGAAGAAAATCGAACAGGCTGGATTGGAAGGCTATATCGAAACCAAAGTTGGTCAAGGGTACATTGTACCGTAG
- a CDS encoding sensor histidine kinase yields the protein MKIMWKNFLFSISVIFTVTTVSLVILYFVMPIYYEYTKLNTVEREFNKITDDLDKKPLEEIKGRIDKQLFEGQEAITLILSDLDGKIVHPYLGEGSNSLNIRLGDQGETKILDSSDVMNVELSELDRGKELTSTIKDNRGIEYLLTGLYSLQPISDASAVLLQIYPFLLVIDFLIGGIAAYFYSRFSTKRIKQISMATNQMLSLDHTIKCEIKGKDELALLAQDINQLDQTLLTTIDALKAEVAKVEGIERSKAEFMRVTSHELKTPVASLMGIIDGMIYNVGKFKDREHYLAVCKEILQQQADMIQNVLTVSKLDMFSLEETNQEVFSLREVIEDKLKTYRLLAEINQVELVIHLEECLIEGNKDEIGKVVNNLLSNAFRYTKANGQIDLFLDQHTLVIENQAVKALSKAELSQIFEPFYRPDFSRNRETGGSGLGLFIVKQILDKQGWNFSFKELEGERMCFSIYFDTERIII from the coding sequence ATGAAAATCATGTGGAAGAATTTCTTGTTTTCGATTTCTGTGATTTTTACAGTAACGACGGTTTCATTAGTGATTTTGTATTTTGTGATGCCGATTTATTATGAATATACGAAACTGAATACAGTAGAGAGAGAATTTAATAAGATAACGGATGATTTGGATAAGAAGCCTTTAGAGGAAATCAAAGGGAGAATAGATAAACAATTATTTGAAGGGCAAGAAGCAATCACCCTGATTTTATCGGATCTAGATGGAAAGATCGTTCATCCGTATTTAGGTGAGGGAAGTAATTCACTTAATATTAGATTAGGCGATCAAGGAGAAACGAAGATCTTAGATTCCTCTGACGTGATGAATGTGGAATTATCAGAATTGGATAGAGGAAAAGAATTGACAAGTACGATCAAAGATAATCGTGGAATAGAATATCTCTTGACGGGCCTGTATTCGTTACAACCAATATCAGATGCTAGCGCAGTATTACTGCAGATCTATCCATTTCTTTTAGTGATCGATTTTTTGATTGGCGGAATTGCTGCGTATTTTTATAGTCGTTTTTCAACGAAGCGAATCAAGCAGATATCTATGGCGACCAATCAAATGTTAAGTTTGGATCATACGATCAAATGTGAAATCAAAGGAAAAGATGAGCTGGCTTTGCTCGCTCAAGACATTAATCAACTGGATCAAACGTTGCTGACGACGATCGATGCCTTAAAAGCTGAAGTGGCTAAAGTAGAAGGGATCGAACGTTCAAAAGCTGAGTTTATGCGTGTGACCTCGCATGAATTAAAAACACCGGTCGCCTCATTGATGGGAATCATTGACGGTATGATCTATAATGTGGGGAAATTTAAGGATCGCGAGCATTACCTAGCAGTATGTAAAGAGATTTTGCAGCAGCAAGCAGACATGATCCAAAATGTTTTGACAGTTTCAAAGTTGGATATGTTTTCTTTGGAGGAAACGAATCAGGAAGTTTTTTCACTAAGAGAGGTCATTGAAGATAAGCTTAAAACGTATCGATTACTTGCAGAAATCAATCAGGTAGAACTTGTTATACATTTGGAAGAATGTCTGATCGAAGGAAATAAAGATGAGATCGGCAAGGTGGTCAATAATCTTTTGAGTAATGCTTTTCGCTATACGAAGGCGAACGGTCAAATCGATTTATTTTTGGATCAGCATACGTTAGTGATCGAAAATCAAGCAGTGAAGGCTTTGTCTAAAGCTGAATTAAGCCAAATCTTCGAGCCATTTTATCGTCCTGATTTCAGCCGAAATCGAGAAACTGGAGGATCAGGCTTAGGATTATTTATAGTGAAGCAAATCTTGGATAAACAAGGATGGAATTTTTCATTCAAAGAGTTAGAAGGGGAGCGAATGTGCTTTTCGATTTATTTTGATACAGAAAGAATTATCATCTAA
- a CDS encoding response regulator transcription factor: MVKILVVEDDEMINQVVTEFLIEKKYEVVSVKDGEEALEEFELQHFDLLLLDIMLPSMSGVDILKKVRETSDVPVIMLTAIDDEYTQLVSFNHLISDYIVKPFSPVILMKRVENVLRMSRPSTQIETNGYLIDLDDCLVTYEEEEIQLTKKEYEILAVLAKRAGNLVTREQLVYQVWGYDDYLDSRILDNHMKNLRKKLPLLSIQTIKGMGYKIEVLK, translated from the coding sequence ATGGTAAAAATTCTAGTCGTTGAAGATGATGAAATGATCAATCAAGTCGTAACAGAATTTCTAATAGAAAAAAAATATGAGGTTGTTTCTGTAAAAGATGGAGAAGAAGCATTAGAGGAATTTGAACTGCAGCATTTTGATTTACTTTTGCTGGATATCATGCTTCCTTCGATGAGCGGAGTCGATATTTTGAAAAAAGTTCGTGAGACATCAGACGTTCCAGTTATTATGCTGACAGCGATCGATGATGAATATACTCAGTTGGTCAGTTTCAATCATTTGATTAGTGATTATATTGTGAAGCCTTTTTCACCAGTCATTTTGATGAAGCGTGTAGAAAATGTATTAAGAATGAGCAGACCAAGTACACAAATCGAGACCAATGGCTATTTGATTGATCTCGATGATTGTCTAGTGACGTATGAAGAAGAAGAAATACAGTTGACGAAAAAAGAGTATGAAATTTTAGCTGTTTTAGCAAAAAGAGCAGGTAATCTTGTGACTCGAGAACAATTGGTTTATCAAGTATGGGGCTATGATGATTATTTAGATAGTCGGATACTGGACAATCATATGAAAAATTTGCGAAAGAAATTACCGTTATTATCCATTCAAACGATCAAAGGAATGGGCTATAAAATCGAGGTCTTGAAATGA
- a CDS encoding DUF1266 domain-containing protein — protein MSRVLSRLLSRLFSRTDGESLVGYVGVILLMLVGLVFIYWLYYKFVTDKKIDSFVKANEAPADKQKYLAAASIYSHDPYPTMICLKSFDLEKPFLKLIRRQVFKRDWSITNHQTTIDTLDWLFDSGHRKEIDLSSTLSQLDSRHVVDSHLARLITAANDIQVYNDNGELRKIDENAIYNCKGILAWDALRGANVARVCYNLGYLSEEETWYYLEKFSHQLKENYDNWEEIAFSFLLGRYLWSGDSTQETYIRIITNQFTHYSMPSKSKKEINMWQKFPVSSL, from the coding sequence ATGAGTAGAGTACTAAGTAGATTGTTGAGTAGATTGTTTTCACGCACCGATGGAGAAAGCTTAGTAGGTTATGTCGGAGTGATCCTTTTAATGTTGGTTGGGCTTGTCTTTATTTATTGGCTATATTATAAATTTGTTACTGATAAGAAAATAGATTCTTTTGTGAAAGCTAATGAGGCACCAGCTGATAAGCAAAAATATTTAGCTGCAGCATCGATTTATAGTCATGATCCATACCCGACAATGATATGTTTAAAAAGCTTTGATTTGGAAAAACCATTTCTTAAATTGATTCGAAGACAGGTATTTAAAAGAGATTGGTCGATCACTAATCATCAAACGACGATAGATACACTTGATTGGTTATTTGATTCTGGTCATCGAAAGGAAATAGATTTAAGTAGCACTTTGAGCCAATTAGATTCGAGGCATGTGGTCGATAGCCATCTTGCTCGGTTGATTACTGCTGCAAATGATATCCAGGTATATAATGATAATGGAGAGCTTAGAAAAATAGATGAAAATGCTATTTATAATTGTAAAGGAATCTTAGCTTGGGATGCACTAAGAGGTGCTAATGTGGCACGAGTTTGCTATAATTTGGGCTATTTGTCAGAAGAAGAAACTTGGTACTATTTAGAAAAGTTCTCTCATCAGCTTAAAGAAAATTACGATAATTGGGAAGAGATAGCTTTTTCTTTTTTATTAGGACGGTATTTATGGTCTGGAGATTCAACGCAAGAAACGTATATTAGGATAATTACGAACCAATTTACTCATTATTCAATGCCGTCAAAATCTAAAAAAGAAATCAACATGTGGCAAAAATTTCCAGTAAGTTCACTATAA
- a CDS encoding RidA family protein: protein MKRKSYTGENVSVSGPYSHAIDAGNYLFFSGQVAKNSTNYIEETGSIEEQTKQCFVNLQEVMKTANVSLDDVVKVNVYLTQMNNFEAMNEIYKTMFKEPFPARTCVAVLELPLGADIEIEVIVYKK, encoded by the coding sequence ATGAAAAGAAAAAGCTATACAGGAGAAAACGTATCGGTGTCTGGTCCTTATTCCCATGCAATCGATGCGGGTAATTATCTGTTTTTCTCAGGTCAGGTTGCTAAAAATAGTACTAATTATATTGAAGAAACAGGGAGTATTGAAGAACAAACAAAACAGTGTTTTGTCAATTTACAAGAAGTCATGAAAACGGCCAATGTTAGTTTAGATGATGTTGTGAAAGTCAATGTCTATCTAACGCAAATGAACAATTTTGAGGCGATGAATGAGATCTATAAAACGATGTTTAAAGAACCTTTTCCAGCTAGAACGTGTGTCGCAGTTTTAGAATTACCATTAGGCGCGGATATTGAAATTGAGGTTATTGTTTATAAAAAGTAA
- a CDS encoding DUF1307 domain-containing protein gives MKKKLYYSRVLFLTIVTAAVTLTACTAKEESTKEKTKNSEASLKINATSSSSKGKSSPSSTKSEGKTGTVTYTAELGSKEDKMEKKVTYENGKIIAEETTEAIPYAGFGIKDKTEAESLISQKQKELEDVEGVSYSVEYQEERAIESYKIDFTKVDRKKIGFLSALADLSTVDEVEKLLLEMGYKKIEA, from the coding sequence ATGAAAAAGAAATTATACTATTCCCGTGTGCTATTTTTGACAATAGTGACTGCAGCGGTTACGTTAACAGCCTGCACAGCAAAGGAAGAATCAACGAAAGAGAAGACAAAAAATTCGGAAGCCTCATTAAAAATCAACGCTACGAGCAGTTCATCAAAGGGTAAATCGTCACCTAGCTCAACAAAAAGTGAAGGAAAAACAGGAACCGTCACTTATACAGCCGAGCTGGGCAGTAAAGAAGATAAAATGGAAAAAAAAGTAACCTATGAAAATGGAAAAATAATTGCCGAAGAAACGACCGAAGCTATTCCTTACGCTGGGTTTGGTATCAAAGATAAAACAGAAGCCGAATCCTTGATTTCTCAGAAACAAAAAGAGCTGGAAGATGTTGAGGGGGTCAGCTATTCTGTAGAGTATCAAGAAGAACGAGCCATTGAATCCTATAAAATAGACTTCACTAAGGTAGATCGAAAAAAAATAGGCTTTTTATCTGCACTCGCTGATCTTTCGACGGTAGATGAAGTGGAAAAACTGTTGCTTGAGATGGGGTATAAAAAAATAGAGGCTTAA
- a CDS encoding GNAT family N-acetyltransferase — translation MKVEPVDAIKGSINAIYRIHEKIDTDKYKEKKGTNLMISLREVTNDNIEAVLNLKIKEEQQTFVASSCKSLAYAYVNKDNTVAFGIYMDNTLVGYASIIFDESDNMFNLWHFFISELFQGKGIGKQALGVVVEEIKGKSLGIANKVALGVEEENVVAIKLYESFGFKDTSERDEDGEIIMIYEF, via the coding sequence TTGAAGGTAGAGCCTGTAGATGCTATAAAGGGTTCAATAAACGCTATTTATAGAATTCATGAAAAGATTGACACGGATAAATACAAAGAAAAGAAGGGGACTAATTTGATGATTTCACTAAGAGAAGTAACCAATGATAATATTGAGGCCGTTTTAAACCTTAAAATAAAAGAAGAACAGCAGACATTTGTTGCAAGCTCTTGTAAAAGTTTAGCTTATGCTTATGTAAATAAAGACAATACAGTAGCTTTTGGAATTTACATGGATAATACATTAGTTGGCTATGCGTCAATCATATTTGATGAGAGTGATAATATGTTTAATTTATGGCACTTTTTTATAAGCGAACTTTTTCAAGGAAAAGGGATAGGAAAACAAGCCCTAGGAGTCGTAGTGGAAGAGATAAAAGGAAAATCCCTAGGCATAGCAAATAAGGTCGCTTTGGGTGTAGAGGAAGAAAATGTAGTTGCAATAAAATTATATGAATCATTTGGTTTTAAAGATACTAGCGAAAGAGATGAGGATGGAGAAATTATTATGATCTACGAATTTTAA